The following coding sequences lie in one Rutidosis leptorrhynchoides isolate AG116_Rl617_1_P2 chromosome 4, CSIRO_AGI_Rlap_v1, whole genome shotgun sequence genomic window:
- the LOC139840867 gene encoding 18.2 kDa class I heat shock protein-like, whose protein sequence is MSIVPSLFGGRRNSIFDPFSLDVWDPFTDFQNLPSETSALVNARVDWKETPEAHVFKADLPGIKKEEVKVEVEDGKVLNISGERNIEKEDKNDKWHRVERSSGKFTRRFVLPENAKMDQVKAAMENGVLTITVPKDEVKKPEVKCIDISG, encoded by the coding sequence ATGTCGATTGTTCCAAGCTTATTTGGGGGCCGAAGAAACAGCATTTTCGACCCGTTTTCACTTGACGTTTGGGATCCATTCACAGACTTTCAGAATCTTCCATCTGAAACATCTGCATTAGTAAATGCACGTGTTGATTGGAAAGAAACACCAGAAGCTCACGTGTTCAAGGCCGATCTTCCCGGGATTAAAAAAGAAGAGGTTAAAGTTGAAGTTGAAGATGGAAAGGTGTTAAACATAAGCGGTGAGAGAAACATCGAGAAAGAAGACAAGAATGATAAATGGCATCGTGTTGAACGAAGCAGCGGAAAGTTCACAAGGAGGTTTGTGTTGCCAGAAAATGCGAAAATGGATCAGGTCAAAGCGGCTATGGAAAACGGAGTGCTAACCATTACTGTGCCGAAAGACGAAGTTAAGAAACCTGAAGTGAAGTGTATTGATATATCTGGTTGA